The Pseudomonas aeruginosa genome includes the window TGGTACGGTTAAGCAGCTTCACCCCGAGCCGCGCCTCGAGGTTGCGCATGCTGTGGCTCAGCGCCGAGGTACTGACACCCAGCTCCTGGGCTGAGTGACGGAAGCTGCGGCGCCGGACGATGGTCATGAAGACGTTCAGGTCGGCGAGTTCGGAACGGGTGAAAGCCGGCATTCCAGGGCTCCTGGCAGTTCTCGGAGGTCAATGCAGCATTGAGCCACATTCAATCTCGGGTGATCTAGAGTAATCGCTCCGTGCCGCCGAGCGCATTGCCGGCAAGCGTTTTCCCGATCTGCAGGAGTATTTCCATGAGCGTTGAAAGCATTCGCATCGAGGGTATCGACACGCCGGTCTCGCGCATCGGCCTCGGCACCTGGGCCATCGGCGGCTGGATGTGGGGCGGCGCTGACGACGCGACGTCGGTGGAAACCATCCGGCGTGCGGTGGAATCCGGGATCAACCTGATCGACACCGCGCCGGTCTATGGCTTCGGCCATTCCGAAGAGGTCGTCGGCAAGGCCTTGCAGGGCCTGCGCGACAAGGCGGTGATCGCCACCAAGGCGGCGCTGGAGTGGAGCGACGCGGGCATCCACCGCAACGCCTCCGCCGCACGCATCCGCCGGGAGGTCGAGGACTCGCTGCGGCGGCTGAAAACCGATCGTATCGACCTGTACCAGATTCACTGGCCGGACCCGCTGGTGGCGCACGAGGAAACCGCCGGCGAACTGGAGCGCCTGCGCCGCGACGGCAAGATCCTCGCCATCGGCGTGAGCAACTATTCGCCGGAACAGATGGACGGGTTCCGCCAGTTCGCTCCGCTGGCCAGCGTGCAGCCACCCTACAACCTGTTCGAGCGCGCCATCGACGCCGACGTGCTGCCCTACGCCGAGCGTAACGGCATCGTCGTGCTGGCCTACGGAGCGCTGTGCCGCGGCCTGCTTTCCGGACGGATGAACGCCGAGACCCGCTTCGATGGCGACGACCTGCGCAAGTCCGACCCGAAGTTCCAGCAGCCCCGCTTCGCCCAGTACCTGGCAGCGGTCGCGCAACTGGAGGAACTGGCTCGCGAGCGCTATGGCAAGTCGGTGCTGGCCCTGGCCATCCGCTGGATTCTCGATCGCGGCCCTACGGTGGCGCTGTGGGGGGCGCGCAAGCCGGAGCAGTTGAACGGCATCGCCGACGCCTTCGGCTGGCGCCTGGACGACGAGGCCATGGCCCGCATCGAGCGGATCCTCGCCGAGACCATCCAGGATCCGGTCGGTCCCGAGTTCATGGCGCCGCCCAGCCGCAACGCCTGATCGGACGGCCGGGGCGGCAACGCCCCTGGCCGCTGGCCTGACGGAGCGGCGAAAGGCAAAATGGCGGTTTTTCTCAAGGACTGCCGGATCAGTTATGGAAAACGTCTACAAGACCCCGGAAGCGCCCCTGGTGGAAATCCGCGGCGCGAAGCGGGCGCATTTCTTCGTCACTTCCCTGGGCAAGATGAGCGTGCTCTTCCTCGTCACCCTGGGGCTGTACGGCGTGTACTGGATGTACAAGCACTGGAAGGCCCAGCAACCGCAGATGGAGCGGCGGATCAGCCCGGTATGGCGGGCGATCTTCGGCATCTTCTTTTTCCACGCCCTCGCCCGGCGGATCCACCAGGCCCTGCCGGAAGAGCGCCAGGCACTATGGAGCCCGAGCAAGGATGCGACCTGGGCGGTGCTGCTGACGGTCGCGGCGAACCTGATCAGCCACCTCACCGACGTGGTCCCCGCGCTGGAGCCCTACTCGCTGCCCTCGCTCCTGCTGCTGCTCACGCCGCTTATCCCGATGCGCAACATCCAGCGCCAGGCCAACCTCGCCAGCGGCGACCCGCAGGGCACGGGCAACGCCGGCTATTCGGGCTACAACCTGCTGTTCATCGTGCTCGGCGCGCTCTACTGGCTGCTGATCCTGATCGGTTCCGCGGTGATCCTCTTCGGCTCGTCCCAGGGCTGAGCCGCCTCAGCCGGGAAACGCCCGGCGCAACAGTTCGGGCAGCACCTCGCCGGCCGGACCGACGAGACAGTGTTCGCGCGGATGGCGGGTGCGCACCGGTTGCGGGTTCACATGCACGACGCTGGCACCGTGCTCCAGCGCCAGTCCGGGTATCCGCGCCGCCGGCTGCACCACGCCGGAAGTGCCGACGCTGAGCAACAGGTCGCACTCGCAGGCCGCGGCGAAAGCCTCGCGCAGCGCCGCCTCGGGCAGCGCCTCGCCGAACCAGACCACGCCCGGCCGGACCTGTCCGCCGCAGGCCGGACAACGCGGCGGCTCGATCCGTCGTCCCTCTTCCGGCTCGACCGAATCGGGCAAGGCGTCCCGGTAGGCTGCCGCGCAGGTCGCGCAACGCGGCGCGTGCAGGCTGCCATGCAGGTGAAGGACGTCGCGGCTGCCGGCGCGTTCATGCAGGTCGTCGACGTTCTGGGTGACCAACCGGGTGTCGGCGATCCGTCCGCTCAATGCGGCAATCGCCCGGTGCGCGGGATTCGGCTGGACACCCAGCACCTTCAGGCGGCGCCACTCGTACCAGCCCCAGACCAGCGCGGGATCGTCGGCGAAGGCCGCGGGCGTAGCCAGGGCCGCCGGATCGTAGCGCGCCCAGAGACCGCCAAGGGCATCGCGGAAGGTGGGAATCCCGCTTTCCGCCGACACCCCGGCGCCCGTGAAGATCACCAGGCGGCGGGCGCCGGCGAGCAGTTCGACGACAGCGCGCATCTCGCTCCTCCGCTTACAGCGCGGACAACGCGCGGTATTCGTCCTGGGCATGCTGGTCGGTCATGCCGCTGACGAAATCCTGGAGCATACGGCAGCGGTGGTAGAACTCCCACTGCCGCTGCAACGGGTCCTCCGCCACACCTTTCATGGCCTCCAGGTAAGCCTTGATCTGCTGGCTCGGCAGGCGCCGAACCAGCAGTTGCGGATGCGGCGCGGCGGCCTGGCGACCTTCGGCGAGGGCCTGGAACTCCTCGGCCGGCAGGCGCAGCAGCGGCGCGTAGAAATCCAGCAGGCCCTGGATGATGCGGTAGCCCTGCAATTCCAGGGTTTCCACCTCCGGATGGCAGAACACCCATTCCATGGCCACGTCCTTGAACGTCTGGACGATGGCGTGCGGCAGGCTGCCGTCCTCCATCAGCGCGCGGCCGAGGGTGCCGGCATGAACCGCTTCGAGGTTGTCGATGAACTGCTGGGCGGCGTGCTGGACCAGCGGGTGGATCATTTTCACTCGCAGGCGGATGAAGAATTCGCTGACCTTGTTGATCGGCTCCCGCTCGGCCTTTTCCAGCGAGTAGTCGACCATCCGCTGGAAGCTCATGTTGTCCGCGTCGCCGGGAATCGGCGCGTCCGGCGAATGGTGGACGGCAAACTTCTTCACCAGCAGATCCGCCAATTGACGGATGTCGAGGATGCCTTTTTCCACCGAGTCTTCGATATCGGCCAGGCAATAGGAGATATCGTCGGCCGCTTCCATGATGTAGGCCACAGGGTGGCGAGTGCCCGGGCGCATGCCGAGGACTCGGCGCAGTTCGTCGACGAAGGCTTCCTCGGAAAGATAGAAGCCCGGCTTCTTGTTCAGGTAGTGGTTCGCCGCCGCCTTGTCCGGCTTCGGCTCGTAGGCCGGGCGCACGTACTTGAGCAGGCCGGCGGTCTGCGTGTAGGTGAGGTTCAGGCGCAGCAGCTTCACCACCAGGCGGATGGCCTGGGCGTTGCCTTCGAAGTGCTTGAGGTCGGTGAGCATGCGCTGCTGCAACAGGCCGTCGCCCTGGCCCGGCGGTATGCGGCGCTCGAACAGGGCGTCGAGGTTGCGTTCGAACCAGTCGTTGATGGCGTACTCGCCGAAATGACCGAACGGCGGATTGCCGACGTCGTGCATCAGGCAGGCCATTTCCACCAGGCTTTCCAGCGCGCCTTCCAGCCCGTCCAGGCCGGCCTCCGCGGCACGCGGGCCCAGTTGGCGGAACAGCGTGCGGACGATGAAACGCCCGGTCTGCTGCACTTCCAGGGAATGGGTCAGGCGGCTGCGCACCGCCGCGTTGCGCTCCAGCGGGAAGACCTGGGTCTTCTGCTGCAAGCGACGCACGGCGGCGGAATTGACGATGCGCCCGCGGTCGCTTTCCAACTGGTAGACGATGTCTTGCAGATCGGTATTCCCGGCATGTCCGTAGGTTTCCCTGTCATGCGGACGCTGGCGGGATATCCGCTCCTTGAAATCCACGGCCCCTGGCATCTGGCGCTGTTCTCCACTCGGTCGGCTGCGAACCCCGAGCCTAGCGCGTGGCGGCGGTTTAACCAAGGTCGCGACAATCCGTCCCACTACCGTTCGCGATCCGCCCTCTTCCCCGGGCGGCGGCAACTGGCAGAATACCCCGCTCGGCACCAGCGACCCCCGCCGCAGAACGGGGGCGCCGCCGATCATGCGTGCGCCCAGAGAAACAGGAACGTTCAGGGAGGTTCCGCATGAGCATCACATCCACCGACATCTGCCAGGCCGCCGATGCCCTCAAGGGGTTCGTCGGTTTCAACCGCAAGACCGGCCGCTACATCGTGCGTTTCAGCGAAGACTCCTTCGGCATGGACGTAGCCGACGACAGCATCACGCCCACCAGCGAGTTCGTCTGGAGTTCGGTACGCGACGACGTCATGCGCCTGGGCCGCGAGCAGTTGCAGATCCTGCTGGAACAGAACATCAACGAACGACTGAACATCGGCGAGCCGCTACTGGTCTATCTGCGCCGCCAGGACCTGCCGGAAATCACCGCACAACGCCAGTTGCGCTGAGCGCCGTCGATCGCCGCCCGCGCCGGGCGCTGCGCCACGCATTATGCTGGAAGCGTCCGCCGCCGTCCGGCGCCGCGGACGCCATCGGCCATCCGGCGCGCCACGCAGGTGCTGCGTGGGGAGGTGAACGCCATGAGCAAGGGACTGAACGCGAAGAAGGAAACTCGTAGGAAACCGCTGAAAACCGCCCAGGAGAAACGCCTGGCGAAACGAGCGAAAAAACACGGTCCGGCGGTGCCGCTCGGCACCCCATCGCGGAGCTGAGCCAGGCCGGAGCAGAGCCGCAGGCGCAACCGCTCAATCGTCCGCGGCGGGGTCCAGGTCGGGGAACAGCACCTCGGTGAAGCCGAACTTGCTGAAGTCGGTGATTCGCGAGGGATACAGGCGGCCGATCAGGTGGTCGCACTCGTGCTGCACCACCCGCGCATGGAACCCTTCGACGCTGCGGTCGATCGGCTGTCCCTGCGGGTCCAGGCCCTGGTAGCGGATGCGCCGATGGCGCGATACCGCGCCGCGCAACCCCGGCACCGACAGGCAGCCCTCCCAGCCCTCTTCCATCTCGTCGTCCAGCAGGGTGATCCGCGGGTTCAGCAGGATGGTCGGCGGCACGGCCGGGGCGTCCGGATAGCGCTCGCTGCGCTCGAAACCGAAGATCACCAGCTGCAGGTCGACGCCGATCTGCGGCGCGGCCAGCCCTACCCCGCCGACGTGATGCATGGTTTCGAACATGTCGTCGATCAGCCGTTGCAGCTCCTCGCTGCCGAACAGTTCGGACGGCACCGGCTGCGCGATACGCAACAGGCGCTCGTCACCCATCTTGAGGATTTCCCGGATCATGCCGCCCCCTGATAAAGGTCAGTAACGCCCTACATGCTCAGCCAGAAAACCAGACAGGACAAGACGCAAAGCGCTTCCATCTCCGGCAATTGCGCCATTGATTTGACACCGAACGGCTTTCTTTCCCGGCACATCCGGTAATATTCGCCGCACACCGACTACACTGGCCAGTCGTGCCACCCCGCTACGTTTTCCTGGAGGAAACCTTTTTGCCTTCGTTGCCCACCTTGCAGCCCCTCGACCTCTACAGGCGCACCCTGGCCTGCCTGGTCCTGGCGGTTTCCTGCCTGGGCGGCGGAGGCCTGTGGGCGGACGACGCACGGACGTCGGTCGAGCAACGCAGCAATGCGGTCAGCCAGGTTCTGCTGGGCATATTCAGCTACGTGCGCTGGCCGAAGGAGCCGGCGGTCCTGCAACTCTGCGTGGTCGGACCGACCGAGTACGCCGACGGCCTGCTCCGCGGCATGGTGCAGGCCAATGGCAGGCGCGTGCATGCGGAACGCCGCGCGGTGGACAACCCGGACCTCGGCACGCTCTGCAACGTGATCTACCTCGGAGTGGTCGACGAGCGCGAGCGCCAGCAGGTGTTCCGCAGCCTGGCCGGGCATCCGGTCCTGTCCATCAGCGAGCGTGGCACCGAATGCAGCGTCGGCAGCATGTTCTGCCTCAACGTCGGCGGTCCGCGCATCACCTTCGAGGCCAATCTCGACTCCATCGCCCGCAGCGGCGTACGCGTGCACCCGAGCGTATTGAAACTGGCAAGGCGGCAGGCCACTCCGTGATGAACCGTCGTCGTCGCTATACGGGTTCCAATCCATCGCTGCGCCGGGTGCTCTATCGCGCGCACCTGGGCGTGGCGCTGGTCGCGGTATTCACCGCCGGGCTGGCGGTGACCCTGGTCGGCCTGCTGACCCTGCGCGCCTATGCCGACCCCAACCAGCAACTGATCGCCCGTTCCATCAGCTATACCGTCGAGGCCGCGGTGGTCTTCGGCGATGCCCAGGCCGCCGAGGAGTCCCTGGCGCTGATCGCCTCCAGCGAAGAGGTCTCCAGCGCCATCGTCTACGACCGCCAGGGACAGACCCTGGCCAGTTGGCATCGGGAAAGCACCGGGCCGCTGCACCTGCTGGAACAGCAACTGGCGCACTGGCTGCTCAGCGCGCCGACCGAACAACCGATCCTGCACGACGGCCAGAAGATCGGTTCGGTGGAGGTGAAGGGCTCCGGCGGCAGCCTGCTGCGCTTCCTGCTCACCGGTTTCGCCGGCATGGTCCTGTGCCTGCTGCTTACCGCCCTGGGCGCCTTCTACCTGTCGCGGCGGCTGGTACGCGGTATCGTCGGCCCGCTCGACCAACTGGCGAAGGTCGCGCATACCGTGCGCCGCGAACGGGATTTCGAGAAGCGCGTACCGGAAGCCGGCATCGCCGAGCTGAGCCAACTGGGCGAGGACTTCAACGCCCTGCTCGACGAACTCGAATCCTGGCAGGCGCGCCTGCAGGACGAGAACGCCTCGCTGGCGCACCAGGCCCACCACGACAGCCTGACCAGCCTGCCCAACCGCGCCTTCTTCGAAGGCCGCCTGAGCCGGGCGCTGCGCGATGCCAACGAGCATCGCGAGCAATTGGCGGTGCTGTTCATCGACAGCGACCGCTTCAAGGAGATCAACGACCGCCTCGGCCATGCCGCCGGCGACACCGTGCTGGTCAACATCGCCATGCGCATCCGTGGGCAGTTGCGCGAAAGCGACCTGGTGGCGCGCCTGGGCGGCGACGAATTCGCCGTCCTGCTCGCACCGCTGGCGTCCGGCGCCGACGCCCTGCGCATCGCCGACAACATCATCGCCAGCATGCAGGCGCCGATCCGGCTCAGCGACGGCAGCACGGTGAGTACCTCGCTGACCATCGGCATCGCCCTCTATCCCGAGCATGCGGATACCCCGGCGGCGCTGCTCCACGACGCCGACATGGCGATGTACATCGCCAAGCGCCAGGCCCGCGGCAGCCGGCGCCTGGCGGAACTCAACGACCCCCGCATCCTTCAGGAAGAAAAGGAGATAGACAGTGCTACCCCAGAGGCTCCACCCAAGTAGATTGCTCGCCCTCGCCCTGTTCAGCCTTGTGCTGGGCCTGGCCGGTTGCCAGACCAAGCCGCCGCAGACCGGCCTGAGCGCCGAGCAGATCGCCGTGCTCCAGGAGCAGGGCTTCGAACTCCGCGACGAAGGCTGGGAGTTCGGCATGTCGAGCAAGGTGCTGTTCGGCAACAATCTCGACCGTCTCAATCCCGACAGCCGCAACACCCTGACCAAGATCGCCCGCGCCTTGCTCGCGGTAGACATCGACAAGGTCCGCCTGGAAGGCCACACCGACAACTACGGCGACGAAGGCTACAACCAGAAGCTCTCCGAACGGCGCGCCGAATCGGTGGCCGCGGTATTCCGCGAAGCCGGCATGCCGGCGGCCAACATCGAGGTCCGCGGCCTTGGCATGAGCAAGCCGGTGGCCGATAACAAGACCCGCGCCGGCCGCAGCGAGAACCGCCGCGTCGCCATCATCGTTCCCGCCGAGTAATCCTGCGCTCGCGGGCTGCGTACGGCCCACCCGTACCTGGCCCGTCCATCGCCCGGCCCCGCCACTACCCCGCTTCCGGCCTATGTTGAAGGAAGAAGCCAGCAGACCGGCGTACCGGCCGCCGCTGCCGCGGATGCTAGACTGAATGCTGCGCAGGAAACCGACAATCCCGGCCGACCTGCCGCTTGCGGGTGCTCCGGGATTCACCGACAGGGGGTATCGACCTTTGCCTGTTCGCCCAAGGAACAGGCCGTCAGACGATGGGAGGCATGCCATGAACCGGCATTACTACATCAGCGACAACCTCGACGAGCTGGAACGGCTCGAAGCCGAACTGGAAGCCAGCGGCATCGCCACCGAGCAGATCCACGTCCTCAGCGAAAAGGACGCGGAGACCGGCCAGCGCCATCTGCACGAAGTCTCTCCGTTCATGAAGAAGGATGTGGTCCGCTCCGGCCGTGTCGGCCTGCTGGTCGGCCTCGTCCTGGCCATCGTCGCCGTGGCCTTCGCCTATGCCAGCGGCTGGACGGAAACCGCCGCCGGCTGGATTCCGGTGATCTTCCTCGGCGCCATGCTCTGCGCGTTCTGCCTGTGGGAAGGCAGCTTCTTCGGCCTGCAGCGCACCAACCGCGCCTTCCGTCCCTTCGAAGAACGCCTGCACCAGGGGCAGCACCTGTTCTTCGTCGATGTGAAGAACGCCCAGGAGCCGATCCTGGTCAACGTGGTCAGCCACCACCCGCGCCTGCAGGACGCCGGCACCGGCCCCGCGGTCTCTCCGCTGCTGCTGGGCTGGCAGCAACGCTGGCGGCAGTTCCGGCGGATGGTCTGAGCGGCGGGGCCTGCGCACCGCGCAGGTCCTGCGGCGTCCCTCCGGCTGCTAGAATATCCGGCTACCCGCCCGCCATCCCGGCCGGCGCGGCCCGTCAGGAAACTCCATGAAACTCGATAAAGCGGCAGCCATCGCACAGCTCAACCAGGCCTTGGGCATGTCCGTGCTGGATGCCGGCAACACCCTGCTCGCCCGCTTCAACAAGAGCAAGAACGTCTGGTGGTTCGATATTCCGCTCAGCCAACTGAAGGCCGGCAAGTTCCTCAACCTGCTGCTGGCGAACCCGGCCGGCGATGCAGTGGAGCACCTGAAGGTGCCCACCGGTTTCCTTCGCCAGCAGCAGGACAGCCTGGAACTGCGCGACAA containing:
- the yfiR gene encoding diguanylate cyclase inhibitor YfiR → MPSLPTLQPLDLYRRTLACLVLAVSCLGGGGLWADDARTSVEQRSNAVSQVLLGIFSYVRWPKEPAVLQLCVVGPTEYADGLLRGMVQANGRRVHAERRAVDNPDLGTLCNVIYLGVVDERERQQVFRSLAGHPVLSISERGTECSVGSMFCLNVGGPRITFEANLDSIARSGVRVHPSVLKLARRQATP
- a CDS encoding SIR2 family NAD-dependent protein deacylase, which produces MRAVVELLAGARRLVIFTGAGVSAESGIPTFRDALGGLWARYDPAALATPAAFADDPALVWGWYEWRRLKVLGVQPNPAHRAIAALSGRIADTRLVTQNVDDLHERAGSRDVLHLHGSLHAPRCATCAAAYRDALPDSVEPEEGRRIEPPRCPACGGQVRPGVVWFGEALPEAALREAFAAACECDLLLSVGTSGVVQPAARIPGLALEHGASVVHVNPQPVRTRHPREHCLVGPAGEVLPELLRRAFPG
- the dgt gene encoding dGTPase, translating into MPGAVDFKERISRQRPHDRETYGHAGNTDLQDIVYQLESDRGRIVNSAAVRRLQQKTQVFPLERNAAVRSRLTHSLEVQQTGRFIVRTLFRQLGPRAAEAGLDGLEGALESLVEMACLMHDVGNPPFGHFGEYAINDWFERNLDALFERRIPPGQGDGLLQQRMLTDLKHFEGNAQAIRLVVKLLRLNLTYTQTAGLLKYVRPAYEPKPDKAAANHYLNKKPGFYLSEEAFVDELRRVLGMRPGTRHPVAYIMEAADDISYCLADIEDSVEKGILDIRQLADLLVKKFAVHHSPDAPIPGDADNMSFQRMVDYSLEKAEREPINKVSEFFIRLRVKMIHPLVQHAAQQFIDNLEAVHAGTLGRALMEDGSLPHAIVQTFKDVAMEWVFCHPEVETLELQGYRIIQGLLDFYAPLLRLPAEEFQALAEGRQAAAPHPQLLVRRLPSQQIKAYLEAMKGVAEDPLQRQWEFYHRCRMLQDFVSGMTDQHAQDEYRALSAL
- a CDS encoding magnesium transporter, with product MNRHYYISDNLDELERLEAELEASGIATEQIHVLSEKDAETGQRHLHEVSPFMKKDVVRSGRVGLLVGLVLAIVAVAFAYASGWTETAAGWIPVIFLGAMLCAFCLWEGSFFGLQRTNRAFRPFEERLHQGQHLFFVDVKNAQEPILVNVVSHHPRLQDAGTGPAVSPLLLGWQQRWRQFRRMV
- the tpbB gene encoding diguanylate cyclase TpbB codes for the protein MNRRRRYTGSNPSLRRVLYRAHLGVALVAVFTAGLAVTLVGLLTLRAYADPNQQLIARSISYTVEAAVVFGDAQAAEESLALIASSEEVSSAIVYDRQGQTLASWHRESTGPLHLLEQQLAHWLLSAPTEQPILHDGQKIGSVEVKGSGGSLLRFLLTGFAGMVLCLLLTALGAFYLSRRLVRGIVGPLDQLAKVAHTVRRERDFEKRVPEAGIAELSQLGEDFNALLDELESWQARLQDENASLAHQAHHDSLTSLPNRAFFEGRLSRALRDANEHREQLAVLFIDSDRFKEINDRLGHAAGDTVLVNIAMRIRGQLRESDLVARLGGDEFAVLLAPLASGADALRIADNIIASMQAPIRLSDGSTVSTSLTIGIALYPEHADTPAALLHDADMAMYIAKRQARGSRRLAELNDPRILQEEKEIDSATPEAPPK
- a CDS encoding OmpA family protein; protein product: MLPQRLHPSRLLALALFSLVLGLAGCQTKPPQTGLSAEQIAVLQEQGFELRDEGWEFGMSSKVLFGNNLDRLNPDSRNTLTKIARALLAVDIDKVRLEGHTDNYGDEGYNQKLSERRAESVAAVFREAGMPAANIEVRGLGMSKPVADNKTRAGRSENRRVAIIVPAE
- a CDS encoding aldo/keto reductase codes for the protein MSVESIRIEGIDTPVSRIGLGTWAIGGWMWGGADDATSVETIRRAVESGINLIDTAPVYGFGHSEEVVGKALQGLRDKAVIATKAALEWSDAGIHRNASAARIRREVEDSLRRLKTDRIDLYQIHWPDPLVAHEETAGELERLRRDGKILAIGVSNYSPEQMDGFRQFAPLASVQPPYNLFERAIDADVLPYAERNGIVVLAYGALCRGLLSGRMNAETRFDGDDLRKSDPKFQQPRFAQYLAAVAQLEELARERYGKSVLALAIRWILDRGPTVALWGARKPEQLNGIADAFGWRLDDEAMARIERILAETIQDPVGPEFMAPPSRNA
- a CDS encoding DUF4234 domain-containing protein, coding for MENVYKTPEAPLVEIRGAKRAHFFVTSLGKMSVLFLVTLGLYGVYWMYKHWKAQQPQMERRISPVWRAIFGIFFFHALARRIHQALPEERQALWSPSKDATWAVLLTVAANLISHLTDVVPALEPYSLPSLLLLLTPLIPMRNIQRQANLASGDPQGTGNAGYSGYNLLFIVLGALYWLLILIGSAVILFGSSQG
- the def gene encoding peptide deformylase, producing MIREILKMGDERLLRIAQPVPSELFGSEELQRLIDDMFETMHHVGGVGLAAPQIGVDLQLVIFGFERSERYPDAPAVPPTILLNPRITLLDDEMEEGWEGCLSVPGLRGAVSRHRRIRYQGLDPQGQPIDRSVEGFHARVVQHECDHLIGRLYPSRITDFSKFGFTEVLFPDLDPAADD
- a CDS encoding DUF2025 family protein, whose protein sequence is MSITSTDICQAADALKGFVGFNRKTGRYIVRFSEDSFGMDVADDSITPTSEFVWSSVRDDVMRLGREQLQILLEQNINERLNIGEPLLVYLRRQDLPEITAQRQLR